A region from the Flavobacterium enshiense genome encodes:
- a CDS encoding fibronectin type III domain-containing protein: MKKLYLLAVLLCIGFVSKAQTLYPYLQNATPTSIYVNWKTSSNPESVVEYGTTVSNLNVTVTGNTNVFTDSGYPGNYFYHSVKLTNLTPNTKYYYRIKTGTDVSSINSFKTLPNPGQAATADGHIRFLIMGDNQLKAVPRYDSLVSGAKRKIRQKWGATLSPEDNIAMTFMVGDQVDVGTLDHYEHVHFKKNRGLSGNIPIQTTVGNHETYGTLGMNSYYDHFYINELSYKGISSGTENYYAQQAGNVLFVSLSSEHTGGAQLAWLQQVVAAANTDNTVDWIFSLSHRPYQAEQYVGDISTWVRNTAVPLLVTSPKYSMHIGAHHHLYHRGQLKNTPTYNIISGGTAWDQYWGSSTEQDFEDVQKTICNWIYQIVDIDVINGTMDVESYSIGSVDRWKDNQLMDTFHRYKNKPAPEKPSITNTFSENVTLPLTVNGSAYSTTTTELLNTSQFLISQTPTFDIIKKEVYRDFENLYGKYGTQRDSTVNINLGVDITKMDLASNSLPNGQYYVKLRYRDRNLEWSPWSDIKTFTVTGSTTVNTAITTDALTYAQNAAIRVNFTDAPASTSTWIGLYKEGQTPGASSPSLTWQYTNGSTSGFINFSSGLATKGRYYAAIFSNGGYTEIASRKYFYVGPVPVLSTNQTEYAVGSSVIVSYTNGPQLANDWIGIYKMGVNPGGSVPSASWQYVTTVSGSKTFSGLPKGYYYAEYYLQNGYNPIGNKVFFKIGDLVTELWINKPVYDLGEQISASWTDAPGIVKDWLGIYHQGDNPNVDPLVSYTYFNGLAEGTQNITGTELPTQTGNYFVVMFTNDSYNEVSNRVSFEVVDSTLSNTDFKIDNGLKVYPNPTNNANQTFIQSDYPIDEIEIFNTEGKLMYATKNVNNNKYSLITQDLPKGVYILKIHSRKLFTAKLIVK; encoded by the coding sequence ATGAAAAAACTTTATCTCTTAGCAGTCCTTTTATGTATAGGATTTGTCTCGAAGGCGCAAACCTTGTATCCTTATTTGCAAAACGCTACGCCCACATCCATTTATGTGAACTGGAAAACCAGCAGTAACCCGGAATCGGTTGTTGAGTACGGAACGACAGTTTCCAATCTTAATGTAACAGTTACAGGAAACACCAATGTTTTTACCGATTCGGGTTATCCCGGCAATTATTTTTACCATAGTGTAAAGCTTACGAATCTTACACCCAATACAAAATACTATTACAGAATAAAAACAGGAACGGATGTGTCTTCCATCAATTCATTTAAAACATTGCCAAATCCGGGGCAAGCTGCTACTGCTGACGGTCATATTCGTTTCCTTATCATGGGAGACAATCAGTTAAAAGCGGTACCACGTTATGATTCGCTGGTATCCGGGGCAAAAAGAAAAATAAGACAGAAATGGGGAGCAACATTATCACCGGAAGATAATATTGCCATGACTTTTATGGTTGGCGATCAGGTTGATGTGGGAACACTGGATCATTATGAACATGTGCACTTTAAGAAAAACAGAGGCTTATCTGGGAATATTCCAATTCAGACCACTGTTGGAAATCATGAAACATACGGAACATTAGGAATGAATTCGTATTACGATCATTTCTATATTAATGAACTGTCATACAAAGGAATTTCTTCGGGAACTGAAAATTATTATGCCCAACAAGCCGGGAACGTATTGTTCGTCAGTTTGAGTTCTGAACACACTGGTGGTGCTCAGTTAGCTTGGTTGCAACAGGTTGTCGCCGCGGCAAATACTGATAACACTGTTGACTGGATTTTCTCATTAAGCCACAGGCCGTATCAGGCTGAACAGTATGTTGGCGATATTTCGACCTGGGTTAGAAATACTGCCGTGCCTTTATTGGTTACTTCTCCAAAGTATTCAATGCATATTGGAGCACACCATCATCTTTACCATAGAGGCCAATTAAAAAATACGCCAACCTACAATATAATTTCCGGCGGGACAGCTTGGGACCAGTATTGGGGTTCGTCTACTGAACAGGATTTTGAAGATGTTCAGAAAACAATCTGCAACTGGATTTATCAGATAGTTGATATCGATGTGATCAACGGAACAATGGATGTTGAAAGTTATTCTATCGGAAGTGTGGATCGATGGAAAGACAATCAATTGATGGATACATTCCACCGGTATAAAAACAAACCTGCTCCGGAAAAACCATCCATTACAAATACCTTTTCAGAAAATGTAACGCTGCCGTTAACCGTAAATGGATCTGCTTACAGTACAACTACGACAGAATTATTAAATACCAGTCAGTTTTTAATTTCACAGACACCAACATTCGACATCATTAAAAAAGAAGTGTATCGTGATTTTGAAAATTTATACGGAAAGTACGGAACACAAAGAGATTCGACGGTTAATATTAATCTTGGAGTTGATATTACTAAGATGGACCTGGCTTCAAATTCACTTCCAAATGGCCAGTATTATGTGAAATTACGTTACAGAGACCGCAATCTGGAATGGTCACCGTGGAGTGATATTAAGACGTTTACCGTTACCGGAAGCACGACTGTCAATACGGCAATAACTACGGATGCTTTAACCTACGCGCAAAACGCAGCCATAAGGGTTAATTTTACAGACGCACCGGCGAGCACATCAACGTGGATCGGCTTATATAAGGAAGGGCAGACACCGGGAGCTTCATCACCCTCACTAACGTGGCAGTATACCAACGGAAGTACCAGCGGTTTTATAAATTTCTCAAGCGGATTAGCTACTAAAGGACGGTATTATGCAGCGATATTTTCAAATGGCGGGTACACGGAAATTGCGTCCAGAAAATATTTTTATGTTGGTCCTGTTCCTGTATTAAGCACCAATCAGACAGAATATGCCGTAGGTTCTTCTGTAATTGTAAGTTATACTAATGGCCCGCAATTAGCTAACGACTGGATCGGAATTTACAAAATGGGAGTAAATCCAGGAGGAAGTGTTCCGTCTGCAAGTTGGCAGTATGTTACAACAGTTTCAGGTTCTAAAACGTTCAGCGGTTTACCAAAAGGATATTATTATGCCGAGTATTATTTACAAAACGGTTACAATCCCATAGGCAATAAAGTGTTCTTTAAAATAGGGGATTTAGTAACCGAATTATGGATAAACAAACCGGTATATGATTTGGGTGAGCAAATTTCAGCTTCTTGGACAGATGCTCCCGGGATTGTGAAAGACTGGTTAGGAATTTATCATCAGGGAGATAATCCCAATGTTGACCCTTTAGTGAGTTATACTTATTTTAATGGATTGGCTGAAGGAACCCAAAATATTACAGGAACTGAATTACCAACGCAAACCGGTAATTATTTCGTAGTGATGTTTACTAATGATTCTTATAATGAGGTGTCAAACAGAGTTTCTTTTGAAGTGGTTGACTCCACCTTAAGCAATACTGATTTTAAGATTGATAACGGATTAAAAGTATATCCAAATCCGACAAATAACGCAAATCAAACCTTCATTCAATCCGATTATCCTATTGATGAAATTGAAATTTTCAACACCGAAGGGAAATTAATGTATGCCACTAAAAATGTAAATAATAATAAATATTCTTTGATTACTCAGGATTTACCTAAAGGAGTGTATATTTTGAAAATTCATTCCCGAAAATTGTTTACGGCAAAATTAATTGTGAAATAG
- a CDS encoding serine hydrolase: MNYKFQIMNFRVSIIVAALLIGFSVSAQMTSTQIDELVEKSMKAFNVPGIAVAIVKDGKVVHSKGYGVRSIITKQKVDENTLFGIASNSKAFTASALAILADEKKLNWDDKVVKYIPDFKMYNDYVTNEFTIRDLLTHRSGLGMGAGDLMLWPEGSDFTSNDIIHNLRYLKPVSSFRTKFDYDNLLYIVAGEIIQKVSGKSWPEFVESRIMLPLQMEKSKGNWHRIPDTTNVVTPHVPLKGKLGITKQSKNPVMDAAGGIFSNVSDMSKWVMMQLNKGKYGPENKVLFSEKQQNEMWAAQTIIPSNTTPPYNTHFSAYGLGWFLNDVKGYKQISHTGGLEGMVTQVTLLPELNLGIVVLTNQQAGSAFTAITNTIKNTYLEIPYKDYVEMYSKRTQEATTNADKSTEEVWTAVANNKTTQKVNLDKIVGTYADNWLGEISISEKKGKYYFASKRSPKLSGEVFFYKDNSFAVKWFNRNMEADAFINATYDTTGKTINIKMKPISELTDFSYDFQDLDFNRTK; encoded by the coding sequence ATGAATTACAAATTTCAAATTATGAATTTTAGAGTTTCAATTATAGTTGCGGCATTATTAATTGGTTTTAGTGTATCTGCCCAAATGACATCAACTCAAATTGATGAATTGGTGGAAAAAAGCATGAAGGCATTCAACGTTCCCGGAATTGCAGTCGCCATAGTAAAAGACGGAAAAGTGGTTCACTCAAAAGGATACGGAGTTCGTTCCATCATCACTAAACAAAAAGTGGATGAAAACACCTTGTTCGGAATTGCATCCAACAGTAAAGCGTTCACGGCTTCGGCTTTAGCCATTCTAGCGGATGAAAAAAAACTGAACTGGGACGATAAAGTCGTAAAATACATTCCCGATTTCAAGATGTACAATGACTATGTGACCAATGAATTCACTATTAGAGACCTGCTTACTCACAGAAGCGGTCTCGGAATGGGCGCCGGCGATTTAATGCTTTGGCCTGAGGGAAGTGATTTTACCTCAAACGACATCATCCATAATTTAAGGTATTTGAAACCGGTATCTAGTTTCCGAACTAAATTCGACTACGACAATTTACTTTACATAGTAGCCGGAGAAATCATTCAAAAAGTATCAGGAAAATCCTGGCCTGAATTTGTGGAAAGCCGCATCATGCTTCCGCTTCAAATGGAAAAAAGTAAAGGAAACTGGCACCGAATCCCTGATACTACAAACGTTGTCACTCCTCACGTACCTTTAAAAGGGAAACTGGGAATCACCAAACAAAGTAAAAATCCCGTTATGGATGCTGCCGGCGGAATATTCTCTAACGTTTCCGATATGAGCAAATGGGTAATGATGCAATTGAACAAAGGAAAATACGGACCGGAAAACAAGGTGCTGTTCAGTGAAAAACAGCAAAACGAAATGTGGGCTGCGCAGACCATAATCCCTTCAAACACAACACCGCCTTACAATACGCACTTCAGCGCTTACGGATTGGGTTGGTTCTTAAATGATGTGAAAGGGTACAAACAAATTTCTCATACCGGAGGCCTTGAAGGTATGGTAACACAGGTAACCTTGCTGCCGGAGCTGAACTTAGGTATCGTAGTTTTAACCAATCAGCAGGCAGGATCTGCTTTTACAGCTATTACCAATACCATCAAGAACACTTATTTGGAAATCCCATACAAGGATTATGTAGAAATGTACAGCAAGCGGACACAGGAAGCTACTACCAACGCGGACAAATCAACAGAGGAAGTATGGACAGCTGTGGCAAACAACAAAACAACACAAAAAGTAAATCTTGATAAAATTGTGGGAACCTATGCTGACAATTGGTTGGGAGAAATCTCAATCAGCGAGAAAAAAGGCAAATACTATTTCGCTTCAAAACGATCTCCAAAATTATCCGGAGAGGTTTTCTTTTACAAAGACAACAGCTTTGCAGTAAAATGGTTTAACCGTAATATGGAAGCAGATGCATTTATAAATGCGACCTACGACACAACAGGAAAAACCATCAATATAAAGATGAAACCTATTTCGGAATTGACGGATTTCAGTTATGATTTTCAGGATTTGGATTTCAACCGGACTAAATAA
- a CDS encoding TrmH family RNA methyltransferase, whose translation MKQITSVQNPYIKSLVQLQEKAKTRKQTGTFLIEGQREIMLAQKGGYELETILFLPELISENEIRQLTRQKVELIEISKEVYQKLAYRDTTEGILAIAKTKSLQLSDLKLSENPLILVAEATEKPGNIGALLRTADAANLDAVIIANPKSDMYNPNVVRSSVGCLFTRQIAVGSTEEVIAYLKEKNIAVYCATLQDSTSYHTQDYSTPSALVVGTEATGLTEAWRNASTKNIIIPMQGEIDSMNVSVAAAILIFEAKRQRGF comes from the coding sequence ATGAAACAAATCACTTCCGTTCAGAATCCGTATATAAAATCCCTGGTACAACTTCAGGAAAAAGCCAAAACCCGCAAACAAACGGGGACATTTTTAATTGAAGGTCAGCGTGAAATCATGCTAGCGCAAAAAGGGGGTTATGAACTGGAAACCATTTTGTTTTTACCCGAATTGATTTCAGAAAACGAAATCCGACAGTTAACGCGACAAAAAGTCGAACTGATTGAAATTTCAAAAGAAGTCTATCAAAAATTGGCTTACCGCGATACCACAGAAGGAATTCTTGCCATTGCCAAAACCAAATCTTTACAATTATCGGATTTAAAACTATCCGAAAACCCGCTGATTTTAGTTGCCGAAGCCACCGAAAAACCGGGAAATATCGGGGCTCTTTTACGAACTGCTGACGCTGCTAACCTTGATGCGGTAATTATTGCCAATCCGAAAAGCGATATGTATAACCCGAATGTGGTTCGCTCGAGTGTTGGATGTTTATTTACCCGACAGATTGCTGTAGGTTCTACCGAAGAGGTTATCGCTTATCTGAAAGAAAAAAACATTGCCGTTTATTGTGCCACACTACAGGATTCTACCTCCTATCATACTCAGGATTACTCTACTCCATCCGCATTGGTTGTAGGCACGGAAGCCACTGGATTGACCGAAGCCTGGAGAAATGCCAGTACTAAAAACATTATCATCCCGATGCAGGGCGAAATCGATTCAATGAACGTTTCGGTTGCGGCTGCCATACTTATCTTTGAAGCAAAAAGACAGAGAGGGTTTTAA